The Psychroflexus sp. ALD_RP9 region CGTTATAACATTTAGGATTTTCAAAATAAGTTTCGGCTATCCATTTAGCACGAAGCGGATCGCCAGGTAACAATACAGTGTCTGCGATTTCATTAGTTTGGGCTTTAATATGTAAACTCATTAATAATCGTCTTTAGAGGTTAAACCATTCATAATTGCAACACCTGAAGAAGCGCCTAATCGATGTACGCCTAAATCTATAAACATTTGTGCTGTTTTAGCATCACGTATTCCTCCAGAAGCTTTAAGTTTAACTTGATTTGAAACGCTAGCTTTCATAATTTTAATAGCTTCAACTGTAGCGCCACCACTGCCAAAACCTGTTGAAGTTTTAACATAATTTGCACCAGCTTTTTCTGAAATTACTGAGGCTATTTTGATTTCTTCGTCTGTTAAATTACAAATTTCTAAAATAACTTTAAGCGTGTTGTTACCAACTGCTTTTTTAACTTCAGAAATATCTTCTTTGACTCGGTCTAATTCACCAGATTTTAAAAAGGATTGGTTAATAACCATATCAAATTCAGTTGCGCCATCTTTTAAGGCCTGACGTGCTTCTTCAACTTTTGCTTTAGTTGTTGTATTGCCTAGTGGAAAACCAATTACTGTGCAAATTTTAACATCAGAATTTGATAGTAATTCTGTTGCTAATTCAACAAAACAAGGGTTAATACAAACACTTGCAAAATGATAAGCTTTAGCTTCTTCACAAAGTTGTTTAATGTCTGAAATACTAGTGGTGGCTTTTAAAGCCGTATGGTCTATAAATTGATTAATCGGCATGTGTTTATATTTTAAACGTTAAATCTAAAATTCATGATATCGCCATCTTTTACGATATATTCTTTCCCTTCAACACTTAACTTTCCTGCTTCACGAACTTTTGCTTCACTTCCTAAAGTCACAAAGTCATTATATTTAATCACTTCTGCTCTAATAAAGCCTTTTTGAAAATCAGTGTGTATAACGCCTGCGGCTTCAGGTGCCGTTGCGCCAACTTTTACTGTCCAGGCTCGAACTTCTTTTACGCCTGCCGTAAAATATGTTTGTTGATTAAGTAACTTGTAGGCTGAACGAATAAGTTTAGAAACGCCAGCTTCTTCAAGGCCGATATCTTCTAAAAATAATTGACGTTCTTCAAAATCGTCTAATTCGGCTATATCGGCTTCAATACCTACTGCTAAAACCAAAATTTCAGCATCTTCATCTTTTACTGATGCCTTTACTTTATCGACGTAAGCATTGCCATTTACAGCAGATTTTTCGTCGACATTACAAACATACATGACAGGCTTATCTGTAATAAATTGTAAAGGTTTTACAAATGCTTCACGATCGTCTTTATCAATTTTTATAGCTCTTACAGAAGTTCCCTCTTCTAAACCTTTTTTAAGTTGTTCTAATACTGCAAGTTCTTTTTGAGCTTCTTTTTGGCCGGTTTTTGCAGCACGTTTTACTTTCTCAAGTTTTTTTTCGACTGTCTCTAAATCTTTCAATTGAAGTTCTAAGTCTATAGTTTCTTTATCATTTATGGGGTCTATTTTACCATCAACATGAACAACATTATCATCATCAAAGCAACGTAAAACATGTAAAATTGCATCGGTTTCTCTTATGTTACCCAAAAATTGATTCCCTAAACCTTCACCTTTACTAGCTCCTTTTACCAGGCCAGCAATATCAACAATTTCAACTGTTGCAGGAATTACTCGCTCTGGATTTACTAAACTCTCTAGTTCAAGTAGTCTATTATCGGGAACGTTCACGACACCTACATTAGGTTCAATAGTACAAAAAGGAAAATTTGCACTTTGTGCTTTTGCATTAGATAAAGAGTTAAATAAGGTAGATTTTCCTACATTTGGTAAACCAACAATTCCTGCTTTCATAAATTAATTATTTAAGGATTGCAAAAGTAAGGATTATCATAATAAAAAGTCTAAGAAATAGACTTCAACTTGTAAAATAGAACTTATATAATGAAATTTAATCGATCTACACTTCTTTATACTATTGCGGCTTTAATTACCATTTATGGCTTAGTAACTGGCCGGTTTATATTTATTTTATTGGCGTTTCCATTAGGTCTATTTAATTATACAAAAGACAATTCAGATAAAAAATAGAACGTTAATCTTAATTTAAATACAAGCCTTGGCTTCTATTATATTATTAATTTTAAACAAAA contains the following coding sequences:
- the ychF gene encoding redox-regulated ATPase YchF; translated protein: MKAGIVGLPNVGKSTLFNSLSNAKAQSANFPFCTIEPNVGVVNVPDNRLLELESLVNPERVIPATVEIVDIAGLVKGASKGEGLGNQFLGNIRETDAILHVLRCFDDDNVVHVDGKIDPINDKETIDLELQLKDLETVEKKLEKVKRAAKTGQKEAQKELAVLEQLKKGLEEGTSVRAIKIDKDDREAFVKPLQFITDKPVMYVCNVDEKSAVNGNAYVDKVKASVKDEDAEILVLAVGIEADIAELDDFEERQLFLEDIGLEEAGVSKLIRSAYKLLNQQTYFTAGVKEVRAWTVKVGATAPEAAGVIHTDFQKGFIRAEVIKYNDFVTLGSEAKVREAGKLSVEGKEYIVKDGDIMNFRFNV
- the deoC gene encoding deoxyribose-phosphate aldolase; the encoded protein is MPINQFIDHTALKATTSISDIKQLCEEAKAYHFASVCINPCFVELATELLSNSDVKICTVIGFPLGNTTTKAKVEEARQALKDGATEFDMVINQSFLKSGELDRVKEDISEVKKAVGNNTLKVILEICNLTDEEIKIASVISEKAGANYVKTSTGFGSGGATVEAIKIMKASVSNQVKLKASGGIRDAKTAQMFIDLGVHRLGASSGVAIMNGLTSKDDY